Within Arcobacter lacus, the genomic segment AATAATTGTATTATTTTCAATAGTTGCTTCAAGTCCTGTATCTTCCAAAGCCTTATCAAGTGCATTTTTAGTACCTTCAATATTTTGTATTTTTGAAGATGTTTTGCCTTTTAGAAGTTTTCCATTTACTAAATATGGCATATTTGATTTACTTGCTATTTGTTTGATAGCATCCTCAAGATTTTGTTTTTCTAAGTTAAAGCTATCTTGTCCATATAAACTTAAAGATAAAGCTAAACTTAGAGCGATTTTTGAGTAAGTTGTACTTTTCATAGTCTTCCTTTCATATTATTAATTATGAGAATTAGTTTCTCTGTATAATAAGACGATTGAACTATCAAAAAGTGGATATGTTTTTATAAGAAATTTTAAAATTTCTTATAAATATATGTAAAATCTTCTTTTTTATCAACTTTTAAAGGATATATTTTTGTCAAAGCAAATAAAAACTTATCCATATCATCTATAGGAAAAGAGCCACTAACAGAATACTTTTGAGCCTCTTTTTGAATAACTATATTTACATCTTTATATTTTTTAAATTCATTTATAGCTTTTTCCAAAGAATCATCTTGAAAAAACAAAACGCCATCTTTCCAAGAAGCAATAGTTTTTATATCTATATCTTTTAATCTAACTTTACTATTTTGTTTATCAAATGAGATATGTTTTCCTTCTGTAAGAATTGCTAACTCTTTTATCTCATCATTTTTATTTTGTTCAACTTTTACTTTTCCTCTTATCACATCTACATCTATTTTATCTTTTTCATTTTTTACTTCAAAGTTTGTACCTAAAACTTCTACTTTTATCATATTTGCATTTACAATAAAAGGTTTATCTGGATTCTTTGCTACATCAAAAAGAGCTTTTCCAAAACTCAAATTTACTTCTCTTTTATCTTTGTAGTATTTGATATCCAACTTTGTTTTTGCATCTACCACTACTTTTGAACCATCAGGTAAAACTATATCTTTTATCTCTTTATCTGTTACAAAAGTATGTTTTATACCAAAATTTAGGTATTCATTTACTGTAAATAAACTTGCTCCAATTAGGAGAAGAATCGAAGCTGCTATTTTAAAAATTTTTGCTTTTTTGAAACTTTTTTCACTTTTGATTTCTTGATGAACCTCTTGTGAGATTTTATCTTTTATATTTTTTGATAAAGAAGAGTATAAAAGCTGTAATCTTTCTACTTTTTCAAAAGCTTTTTTATGTTCTATATTTTCATTTATCCAAGTATTAAACTCTAGTTCTTGACTTTTTGTAAAGCCATCTTTTTTACAGGTAAAAAAATAAGCCGCTTTTTCTTGTATATTTTCATTCATTTTTTAATTCCACTCTTTTTCTTCTATATACTCTGTAAGCTTTGTCGTTGCAGCTATAACATATTTTTGTACAGTATTTAAACTAAGATTTAAAATTTTTGCAATTTGTTTTTTATCATATCCATCAAAAATATGTAAAACAAAAACTTGTTTTAGATGTTTTGGTAAAGTTTCTAAAGCTTCTATTAATAACTCTTCTTTGATATTTTCTAAAACAATTTCATCTGGTTGCTCTTCAATAGAACAAAAATGATTTTCTTCTTTGTATTCGATAAATTCTTTATTTTTTACTTTTTTTGAATAATCAAAAGTCAGATTTCTAGCAACTTTATATAAAAAAGCTCTTTCATTTTCTATCTTTATCTCTTTTTGTTTTTCTAAAGTTCTTGCATAAGTTTCTTGTACTATTTCTAAAGCTTGTTCTTTGTCTTTTGTCATTTTTTGAACATACGAGACTAATTCATCATAATATTTCAACATTTATGTTTCTTTGTTATTTTTGATAAATATTATCAAAACTAGTTTTAAGTTTTACTTATTAAAACTAGTTTCAAAATGAATTAGTAGTCTAGAGGATACTCTTTTGGAAGAATGATATTATAATTTTTACTCAAAGTTTTAAGTGTTTTTGACAACAAAATAGAATTTGCAAACATATTTCCACATAAAACAATATCTTTTGCTTTTATCTCTTTTGCAATTTCATCTGAATAATTACAGATAAATTCACTCAAACTCTCATAAAATGAATATGCTAAAGTTTGGTTATCAACATTTGCCATTTTATAAGACATAATTGATTGAACTATTCTTCTATAATCTAAAACATTTAATTTATTAACTTTTATAAGTTTCATATCTATTTGAATACCACTTTTTAGGTTTGTATCAAGTGCTAAATCTTCAAACTCTTTTGCACTATTTAAACCTAAAACTTTTGCACAAATATTTACAATAGATTCAAAACCTTTTGCATTTGTAGGTACAATCGCTGATACAACTTCAGGATATTTTCTAATAAAATTAGTAATCAATCTTGAACAATGTTCATCAATAGCTGAAATTTCATCAAAACAATTTGTAATACTATTTCTAATATTTGGAATAACAATAACTTCTTTTTGTCCTTTTGTAGGAATATTTAAACTAATCGAACTACTTTTAGTAGTTGAAGAAAAATATACTCCAACGCTAGGTTCTAATCTTTTTGCACTTTGAGCTAAAGTTGCTTTGTAAACTCCACCAAATTCATTAAAATACTCTTTTGAAGAGTTAAACTTTTTTCTTGAAACAAAATCATATTTAGGGAAAAGTCCTTTATTTCCTGAGATGATAATATTTTGTTCTTTATTATAAGTAACTCTTAATCCATCTTGGTAAACATCATCATTTACATATAAAATATAGTTAAAACCATTTTCTTTTAATGCTTTTGCAAATAAAACTGTCTCTTTATCATCTGGAATTTTTGCATAAATAAATTTTGTTGAACTAAACTCTTTATTTGCATTTTTTAAAAGTTTAAATTTTAGTTTTATTAGTGGTCTTTCAATAGAACATAAAAGTTGAAAATCTCTCATATTCAAATCAAAAAGTTCATCAAGTTTTGTTACATCAGTTATTAAAAGTTTTACTTGATAACCTTTGTTTTCAAACTCTTCTCTTATTGTTTTATTTGGTAAAAACAGTTTTTTTAAACCATTATGAGTTTCAAATCTTGATATTCCACCACTTTTGATTTTTTCTATATCATTTAAAAAATCTATTTTATTTTCTCTTATTATTTTTACTATTGAATCATTTGTAAGTAAAGTAAGATTTTGTTTGATATTAAAATTTTCTATTTCTTCCAAAGTTTCATCATAACTATCAACTACATAAGAGTTTGATATAAAAATCGACATTGGAAGCTTTTTTTCTAAAAGAAGGAAAAAACTCTCTATATTTTTTTCATCTTCATCAAAAATAATTAGAATAAAATCTTTATACTGTTTACATGAAGCATTTATTTTTACTTCACTTATTAAAGTTTCTATTATATATTTAAAATATAAGTTTGTAGTATTGAACTCTATTTTATAAATTAATTGCATGCGTGAAATCTTCCTCATTTGGAATTCTGTTTAAATGTTCGCCATTATAGCTACCTATTATATTTTTTACAATATCTTTTATAGCTATATTTTTGATTTTTTTTGATTTTATTCCCAAAGATTCAATTTCTTTTATAATATTTAAAACATATTCTTCAAATTTTTCTTCCATTTTTTCTGTAAGACCTATCTCTACACTTATTATATCTTCAGGGATTATTCCCATAATTGTAACGTTTGCATGAGAGTCTAAAACAGAAACTATCTCCAACATTTCAACTATTTCAACTTCATGAGCTGTTTTTCTATAATTTCCAAGTCCTAAAAGAACTTCACTTGGTAGTCTATAGATACTTCCAGCTGTATCTTCAATCGAAACTGTGTCTAAAATAATAACATTATCATACTCTTGAAAATATGCCATTAATTTAAAACCTAAAGTACCACCATCGATTATTTCCAAATTCTCATCATCAAATTCATAATTCTGTCTTATATATTCACTGGCATAAATTCCTATACCCTCATCTTTAAAGAGCATATTTCCTACACCAACAACAATATTTTTTTTCATAAACACACCCTTTTAAAAACTCTCTTATAAATCAACTTTGAAAACTTATAAAAAAGTTTTAAAATTAGGCAAAGCCTAATTTTAAACTATTTTTCTTCTTTTTTATCTTCTTCTTTTACGTATTTGTAACCACCAAATACGATTGCAATATCACTTTCCTGCCAGAAGATTGTTCTCCAGATTTGATAATAAATATGACACATTACCCAAACTAAGATTAAATACATAGATGTATGATGAGCAATTCTAACTCCCATATTTCCACCAAACACATGAAGAGTCCAATCTGTTGCAAAGTGTAACATCCAAGGCCACCAAGCTCCAATAGAACTCTCCCCTGATGCTAATCCATGAACATATAATTGAAGTCCTGTAAATAACATAAATACTAATAGTAAGTGAAAAACTGTAAAAAACATAATATTATAACTATCACTATGTTCTGAACTAAATTTTTTTCTTCTATTAAATGTAATTAAGTTAAAGAAAACTTCACAGAATTCAATAAAATTCTTTTTTGTAGGAAGTATCTTTTTGTATGGTTTTTCAAATCTTGAAAATAGATATAAATAACCAATTAAAATTGCTGTAACATCAAAAATAATTGCAGCAATAAAATGTCCCCATCTATTCCATGCCATCACGTACTTGTCTACTGCTGGGTCAGCTATAAAGCTTTGATAATATGGATGACCTATATATAAACCAGTTATGACTGCAACAAGCATACAAATCGCATTCCCCCAGTGAATCGTTCGCATGATTGGAGTCATTCTCTCAACCTTTTTCATTTTAGGCACGGCTTGTTCCTCCAATTGGATCTACTTTATAAACACCTAATTCTTTGCCATTTGTATCAATAATATGTACCGCACAAGCAATACAAGGGTCAAAACTATGAATAGTTCTTAAAATTTCTAGTGGTTGATCTGGATTTGCTACTTTTGTACCAATTAATGCTGATTCATAAGCACCAAGTCTTCCTTTATAATCTCTTGGAGCAGCATTCCAAGTTGAAGGAACAACAGCTTGATAATTAGCTACTTTTCCATCTTTAATTTTTACCCAATGTCCTAAACCTCCTCTTGGAGCTTCAGCCATACCAAATCCTTGAGTATCTTTTGAAACATTGTCAAAATTAAATTCTGTCCAAGTTGATAAATCTCCATGAGCAACATTTGAAGCTAACTCATCAACCCATTCCATCATAACATCAGCCATAAGTTCAGTTTCAATTGCTCTTGCTGCTGTTCTTCCAACTGTTGAGAATAGAACTTGAACTGGTAAGTTTCCATTTTTTAAGAATGTTGTTACATATTTAGAGATTCTTTCATCTTTAGAAGCAACACCAACTATCATTCTTGCAAGTGGTCCAACTTCCATTCTTTCATCATCATAAAGTGGTGATTTAATCCAAGAATATTTATTATCTGTATCTAAATATGCAATATTATTCTCTTTTTTTCCAAACCCTGTATAATTTGGTTTTGTTACTCCATCAAATGGGTGAAGATTTGTATTTCCTTCATACCAAGCATGAGTTACATCTTCAGTTATTTTTGTTTGGTCAATTTCAAAAACTTTTGATAAATCTCTATTTTTTACAATTCCTGAAGGGAAAAGTTTAGCTGATTCATAAAATGGAGTATCATCAAGTCTAAAATCACCATAAGACATATAGTTTCCTATACCTCCTCCAATTCCTTCTAAAGCTTCACCAGCATACATTGTTCCTGCCATATAAACATCACTTAAATATGCTTCTTTTGTAAACTTTCTTCCTTTTTTAAGGATTTGTTTAAATTCAGCAATTCTTGCAGGATTTTTAATATCTTGAACACATGTAACTCCACCAACAACAAAAGATTGTGGATGTGGATTTTTACCACCAAAAATAGCCATCATTTTTGCTAAATCTCTTTGTAATTCAAGTGCATCTAAATAGTGAGAAAGTCCTATTAAGTTTTGTTCAGGAGTTAGTTTAAATCCTTTACTTCCCCAATAAGCATTTCCAAAAACTCCAAGTCTTCCTTGTTTTACATATTTTGTAACTCTTTCTTGAACTTGAGCATATACATCTTCACTTGCATTCCAAGCTCTTTGACCTGAAACACTTGCCCATTTTTGAGCTTCAGCAACAGTTGCTTTTGGATCTGCTTTAAGTGCTTCAGTAATATCAACCCAGTCAAGTGCATGTAAATGATAGAAGTGAACAATATGGTCATGTAAATATAAAGCACCTTGAATAAGGTTTCTTACTAATCTTGCATTTTTTGGAATTGTGATTTTAAACGCGTGTTCAACTGCTTCAATACTTCTTTGATAGTGAGTTCCTGTACAAACTCCACAAATTCTCATAGCCAATAATCCACAGTCTCTTGGATCTCTTCCTTTTAAAATCTCTTCAATACCTCTGAACATAGTAGAAGAAGAATAAGCATCAGTTACAACATTGTTTTCATCTATTATTGCTTCAATTCTAAGATGTCCCTCAATTCTTGTAATTGGATCTATTACTAAATGTTTTTTTGTCATTATTTTTCTTCTCCTTCATTTGATTTTTTACCTGCTACAACTGATGCTACTGCATGAACTCCAATACCAACAGCAGTTGCTGTTAATAATCCAAGTCCAAATTCATCAACTGTTTTTTCAACTCCACCAGTAGGTGCTTTAATTTTCGCATTTGCCATTGGTCTTTCATAAGCATATTTGTCCCAGAAGTCTGGTTCAGAACATCCAATACATCCTCTTCCAACACCAACTGGCCAGTTTGTACCTTCGTTATATCTAATAATTGAACAGTTATTAAATGTCATTGGTCCTTTACAACCAACTTTATATAAACACCAGTTGTTTTTAGCACCTTCATCTCCCCACTCTTCAACAAACTCTCCAGCATCAAAGTGAGCTCTTCTTTCACAGTTATCATGAATTCTATATCCAAATGCAAATTTAGGTCTTAATAAAGAATCAAGTTCAGGAACTTGACCAGTTAAAACATAATGAAGCACAACTCCAACCATATTTGCTGGGTTTGCAGGACAGGCAGGAATATTAATAACAGGTTTTCCTTTTACTAAATCCATAACTCCAACTGCACCAGTTGGATTTGGAGCAGCTGCTGGAACTCCTCCAAAAGTAGCACATGTTCCGACTGCAACAACAGCAGCTGCATCTTTTGACATTCTCATTAAATGTTCATGGAAAGTCTCTCCCATAGCACCAATTGTTCCATATTGACCATTCATAGCCATAGGAATTGCACCTTCAACAAAAAGTAAATATTTACCTTTAAAATGTTCAACAGCTTCTTCAAGTTGTTTATCAGCATCATGTCCTGCTGCTGCTTGAAGTGTTTCATGGAATTCTAAACTTAATACATCAAACAATAAATCATCAACTGTTGGAGCACTACTTCTTAAAAGTGCTTCAGAGTTTCCAGCACAGTCTTGTAACTCAATCCAAATAACTGGAACTCTATTCATAAGTTCAGTTGCTTCTGCAACAAGTGGAGCAAACATAGGAGGAAGCATAAGTGTAGCAGTTGTAGCACTAACCCACTTCATAAAATCTCTTCTATTTACACCTTCACTCTCAATAACATCCATCATATCGATATCTTTAAGTGGTTCTTGCTCTCTTAAAGCTTTTAATCGTTGTTTTGTTTTTTCAAATAAAGAGTTGTAATAAACTTCACCTTTATTTGTTTCAACTCTACCTGATTTTTGGGTAAAAACTTTCTTTACCATATCTATTGAGTCATTCATTCTCTTATTCCTTAAATAAATATTCATTCACTATTTGTAAATTATCAACTAAGAACTTAAGGTTAACTTAATTATTTTTCATAAAAAGTAGCAGAAAAGTAGCATTAATTTTTTCATAAGTTTATATCTATGATTTTTTAGGATTTAAAAGAGTGTCTTGTTCTATTTTTATATAAGAGTCAAGTGAATTAAGTTTTTTTTAACTTTGTTACAAATATACACTTTTTTTTGTATTTTAGTGAGTTGTACACACAGAACACACATCAAAACTTCTAAGAATTATTTTTGCAATATCTATTGATGATGTTCCAATAATTGCATTTTGTGCAATTCCTTTTTCTTTCTTATTTTGAGGACCCAAATTCCAAACAGTTGGAGTAATAACATCATAAAATTTTATTTTTCCTTTTTCAATATCAATTTTATGGTATAAAGAGCCTCTTGTAGCCTCAACAACAGCAGTTGCTTCTGCTTTATCTACCTTATTTAAAGAAATTTTAGGTTTTATAAAAGAAGCCTCTTTTATATTAACTCTTGATATAAGATTTTTTGTATCTTCAAGTAAAAAAGCTAATTCATCAATCCTTGCTACAACTCTAGTAAATACACTATCATCAAAGTTTTTATGAATATCTTTCATAAATTTTCTATTTGATATTATAGCTCTTGCAAGTGGTCCTGTTTCAAAAAAAGAATCATTATAAGTAACACTTTTACTCCAAGTATGTTTTTGAGTATTATCTCCACTTAAACTAAAAGTAAAATCATTATTTTCCAAAACTTTTGATAAATCAATTTTATTTACTAATTTTGACCTAAATTTTCCTTTTTTAAATATATTGGTATTTCCCAATGATATAAATTTGTTATAAGATTTACCAAAATTTTGTAAATTGTACTTAAATGATAAATCTTTAAAAAGTTTTAAGTCTCCACCTATTTTTTCAAAATTATCAAAACTTCCAAATGAAAGATAATCATCCAAAGGGATACTAACAATATTATCTTCAAAAAAATTTATTGCAATTTGAAGGTAATTTTGCATATTTACTAAATCCATTTTAGTTGGATCACTCATTACACCACCAGGAAGCATATATGAACTGTGAGGCCATTGTCCAGCAATAATTGCTAAAGCTTTAATAGTTTCACTTGCAACTTTACAAGCTTCCAGCCATTTTTTTCCTTTTAAAGGTTCATACACATTCAAATCATTTGTACTTAATTTAATAACATCTGGTAAAATAAACATATAAAACCATTTTATATGAGAATCAATTATTTCAATATTTAAACCTATTTGTCTTAAAAGTTTTGCTTTAGGAGTTATTTCCAACTTTTCATCTATATTTTCATAAGCTTTTTCTAAAACTTCAACAGCAGCATTTAAGTGAGCTTGTCCACAAATACCACAAATTCTAGGTGTGTAAACTAAAGCATCTAAAGGTGATTTATCTTCTAAAATATATTCAAATCCTCTAAAATTTAAAAAATCAATTCTTGAATCTATAATTATTCCATTTTTCCAAGAACAATTAAGTTTTGCTTCACCTTCAATTCTTTCAACTAAGTTTACTGTTTTCATGTTTATTCCATTAACTTTTTATGAAGTCTATCTATTTTAAAAGTTTTTGCAACTCCACTAATACTTAGATATGCTCTTTTTGAAATACCAATAGGTATATCTTGAGGAATTCCTATGTTTTTTTTAGTTTCTAACATATCTGCTCTTGGAAAATCATTTTCAGTACACCCAACACAAGGAACACCTGCTCTTGTTTTAGAACTAACTTCATTCCATAAAATTTTATTACAAGAACTGTGAGTCATAGGAGCACGACACCCTTGATTATAGAATAAACAGCCCTCTTTTTCTCCAAATTCACCTTCAACTTTCCATTCAAAATACTCATTTCTTGTACAACCATGATGAGCTAAAGTGCTATATAACTCTTTTGGTCTTCCAAGTTCATCTAAGGCTATTTTGTTATAAATTTTTAAAGTATTAAGTGTTTGAAATATCCATTCAGGATGAACTGGACAACCAGAAAGATTTATTATTTGATGTTTCATATTTGATAATTTTTTAATATCAAGAGCTGCTTGAACAGAACAAATATCTTCATTTTGAGTAAATTTTGCATGTATTCCACCAAAAGAAGCACAAGAACCAACACAAACAATATATTTTGCTTTAGAAGCAAGTTCTTTTAAAATATTTTTAGTAGAATTATCTGATATTGAAAAAATAAAATCATTAGAAGAAATAGAGCCTTCAACAAGCAAAAAATCTATCTCTTTTGATTCAGTTAAAATATCGTTTAAAGATTTATCAATTGTAAGACTTGGGTGGTAAATAAGATTAAAACTATTTAAAAAAAGTTCAAATTTAGCCGTATTTGAGCTTAAAAAAGAGTGTGTATTACCATTACAAGTAATGGCTTGAAACCAAACAATAGTTGGATTTTTTTCACTCTTCATATTTCAGTGCTCGATAGATATTATCAGCAACAGCATCTGAATAACTCAATATATCTTTATCAAGAACATTTTCACCACTTAAAAAAGCAAAACCGCCCAAACATCCCATAATCATAGCAAAAGCTGGGAAAAATTCTTGTTCTCTAAACTCTTTTTTTTGCGCACCATCATCAAGTAAAATCATAACTTCAGTTACAAATTCTCCAACACATAAAAATCCTTCACAACCTTGTTTAAATACTTCTCTATTTGATAAATAAACCCTTAAAAAATACTCAATTACTTCTGGTGATTTTTGAACATTTTCTAAATATTTTTGAACAAATAGATAAATCTTTTCTTTTGAAGAAATCTCTAAATTATTAATCTTTCTTAATTCATCAGCTAAAATATTTGTTGAATATTTTATTGCAAATTTTGCAAGTTCTTCTTTAGAAGTGAAATAATTATACATATTTCCAACACTCATTTGCATAGCTTTTGCAATATCAGGAATTGTTGTATTATAAAAACCTTTTTGAGAAAAAAGTTTTAATGCATTTTCAATGATAGAATTTTTTTTGTTTTCTTTAGTATTAGAAATGTGTTATCCTTTGGAAAAATTTTTCTACATATTAATACATTTATGATTAATAAAATATGAATTTATATAAATTTTATTCTATTTTTGTTTATCTAAGTATTTTTGTAAAACTATAACAAATGTTGTTCTTCCATTTTGACTTTCAACACTAATACTTCCTTTCATACTATCTTCAATAATCATTTTTGAAATATAAAGTCCCAATCCCGTTCCATTTGAATTTTTTTTTGTACTAAAATATTGATTAAAAATCTTACCTATAATTTCTTCTTTAATTCCACCTGCATTGTCTTCAATTTTAATGATAACTTTATTTTTTTCTTCATTAACATTTATAATAATGTTCTTATTTAAAGTATCATTATTTCTAAATGCATCTTTTGAATTATTTAAGATAGATAACATAACCTGTTTAAACTCATTAACATAATTTTCAATATAAATATTATTAACATTTTTCACAATACAAATATTATCTTGATTTAATGATTGTTGAATAATCTTTAATATCTCATCAATAATCAAATTAATATTAAACTCTTGAATTGTTTTTTCATTAGAATAAAATTTTCTAAAATCATTGATTGTTCTTGCCATATGGATAGTTAAACTTTCAATATTATCTAAATAAGTGTTTATTTCATTGTTTTTTACTTTCAAAGAACTGAGTTCTTCTTCTATTAAAAAAACATTACAGTTTAATTCATTTAAAGGTTGTTTCCATTGATGTGCAATATTTTCAATCATTTCTCCCATTGCAATTAATTTATTTTGATGAAATATCATGTTATCTTTCTGCTTAGATTTTTTTATTTCTAATTCT encodes:
- a CDS encoding FecR family protein translates to MNENIQEKAAYFFTCKKDGFTKSQELEFNTWINENIEHKKAFEKVERLQLLYSSLSKNIKDKISQEVHQEIKSEKSFKKAKIFKIAASILLLIGASLFTVNEYLNFGIKHTFVTDKEIKDIVLPDGSKVVVDAKTKLDIKYYKDKREVNLSFGKALFDVAKNPDKPFIVNANMIKVEVLGTNFEVKNEKDKIDVDVIRGKVKVEQNKNDEIKELAILTEGKHISFDKQNSKVRLKDIDIKTIASWKDGVLFFQDDSLEKAINEFKKYKDVNIVIQKEAQKYSVSGSFPIDDMDKFLFALTKIYPLKVDKKEDFTYIYKKF
- a CDS encoding RNA polymerase sigma factor, whose protein sequence is MLKYYDELVSYVQKMTKDKEQALEIVQETYARTLEKQKEIKIENERAFLYKVARNLTFDYSKKVKNKEFIEYKEENHFCSIEEQPDEIVLENIKEELLIEALETLPKHLKQVFVLHIFDGYDKKQIAKILNLSLNTVQKYVIAATTKLTEYIEEKEWN
- a CDS encoding Kae1-like domain-containing protein encodes the protein MQLIYKIEFNTTNLYFKYIIETLISEVKINASCKQYKDFILIIFDEDEKNIESFFLLLEKKLPMSIFISNSYVVDSYDETLEEIENFNIKQNLTLLTNDSIVKIIRENKIDFLNDIEKIKSGGISRFETHNGLKKLFLPNKTIREEFENKGYQVKLLITDVTKLDELFDLNMRDFQLLCSIERPLIKLKFKLLKNANKEFSSTKFIYAKIPDDKETVLFAKALKENGFNYILYVNDDVYQDGLRVTYNKEQNIIISGNKGLFPKYDFVSRKKFNSSKEYFNEFGGVYKATLAQSAKRLEPSVGVYFSSTTKSSSISLNIPTKGQKEVIVIPNIRNSITNCFDEISAIDEHCSRLITNFIRKYPEVVSAIVPTNAKGFESIVNICAKVLGLNSAKEFEDLALDTNLKSGIQIDMKLIKVNKLNVLDYRRIVQSIMSYKMANVDNQTLAYSFYESLSEFICNYSDEIAKEIKAKDIVLCGNMFANSILLSKTLKTLSKNYNIILPKEYPLDY
- a CDS encoding HyaD/HybD family hydrogenase maturation endopeptidase, translated to MKKNIVVGVGNMLFKDEGIGIYASEYIRQNYEFDDENLEIIDGGTLGFKLMAYFQEYDNVIILDTVSIEDTAGSIYRLPSEVLLGLGNYRKTAHEVEIVEMLEIVSVLDSHANVTIMGIIPEDIISVEIGLTEKMEEKFEEYVLNIIKEIESLGIKSKKIKNIAIKDIVKNIIGSYNGEHLNRIPNEEDFTHAINL
- a CDS encoding cytochrome b/b6 domain-containing protein; this encodes MKKVERMTPIMRTIHWGNAICMLVAVITGLYIGHPYYQSFIADPAVDKYVMAWNRWGHFIAAIIFDVTAILIGYLYLFSRFEKPYKKILPTKKNFIEFCEVFFNLITFNRRKKFSSEHSDSYNIMFFTVFHLLLVFMLFTGLQLYVHGLASGESSIGAWWPWMLHFATDWTLHVFGGNMGVRIAHHTSMYLILVWVMCHIYYQIWRTIFWQESDIAIVFGGYKYVKEEDKKEEK
- a CDS encoding nickel-dependent hydrogenase large subunit codes for the protein MTKKHLVIDPITRIEGHLRIEAIIDENNVVTDAYSSSTMFRGIEEILKGRDPRDCGLLAMRICGVCTGTHYQRSIEAVEHAFKITIPKNARLVRNLIQGALYLHDHIVHFYHLHALDWVDITEALKADPKATVAEAQKWASVSGQRAWNASEDVYAQVQERVTKYVKQGRLGVFGNAYWGSKGFKLTPEQNLIGLSHYLDALELQRDLAKMMAIFGGKNPHPQSFVVGGVTCVQDIKNPARIAEFKQILKKGRKFTKEAYLSDVYMAGTMYAGEALEGIGGGIGNYMSYGDFRLDDTPFYESAKLFPSGIVKNRDLSKVFEIDQTKITEDVTHAWYEGNTNLHPFDGVTKPNYTGFGKKENNIAYLDTDNKYSWIKSPLYDDERMEVGPLARMIVGVASKDERISKYVTTFLKNGNLPVQVLFSTVGRTAARAIETELMADVMMEWVDELASNVAHGDLSTWTEFNFDNVSKDTQGFGMAEAPRGGLGHWVKIKDGKVANYQAVVPSTWNAAPRDYKGRLGAYESALIGTKVANPDQPLEILRTIHSFDPCIACAVHIIDTNGKELGVYKVDPIGGTSRA
- a CDS encoding hydrogenase small subunit, translating into MNDSIDMVKKVFTQKSGRVETNKGEVYYNSLFEKTKQRLKALREQEPLKDIDMMDVIESEGVNRRDFMKWVSATTATLMLPPMFAPLVAEATELMNRVPVIWIELQDCAGNSEALLRSSAPTVDDLLFDVLSLEFHETLQAAAGHDADKQLEEAVEHFKGKYLLFVEGAIPMAMNGQYGTIGAMGETFHEHLMRMSKDAAAVVAVGTCATFGGVPAAAPNPTGAVGVMDLVKGKPVINIPACPANPANMVGVVLHYVLTGQVPELDSLLRPKFAFGYRIHDNCERRAHFDAGEFVEEWGDEGAKNNWCLYKVGCKGPMTFNNCSIIRYNEGTNWPVGVGRGCIGCSEPDFWDKYAYERPMANAKIKAPTGGVEKTVDEFGLGLLTATAVGIGVHAVASVVAGKKSNEGEEK
- a CDS encoding nickel-dependent hydrogenase large subunit; the protein is MKTVNLVERIEGEAKLNCSWKNGIIIDSRIDFLNFRGFEYILEDKSPLDALVYTPRICGICGQAHLNAAVEVLEKAYENIDEKLEITPKAKLLRQIGLNIEIIDSHIKWFYMFILPDVIKLSTNDLNVYEPLKGKKWLEACKVASETIKALAIIAGQWPHSSYMLPGGVMSDPTKMDLVNMQNYLQIAINFFEDNIVSIPLDDYLSFGSFDNFEKIGGDLKLFKDLSFKYNLQNFGKSYNKFISLGNTNIFKKGKFRSKLVNKIDLSKVLENNDFTFSLSGDNTQKHTWSKSVTYNDSFFETGPLARAIISNRKFMKDIHKNFDDSVFTRVVARIDELAFLLEDTKNLISRVNIKEASFIKPKISLNKVDKAEATAVVEATRGSLYHKIDIEKGKIKFYDVITPTVWNLGPQNKKEKGIAQNAIIGTSSIDIAKIILRSFDVCSVCTTH
- a CDS encoding NADH-quinone oxidoreductase subunit B family protein; translation: MKSEKNPTIVWFQAITCNGNTHSFLSSNTAKFELFLNSFNLIYHPSLTIDKSLNDILTESKEIDFLLVEGSISSNDFIFSISDNSTKNILKELASKAKYIVCVGSCASFGGIHAKFTQNEDICSVQAALDIKKLSNMKHQIINLSGCPVHPEWIFQTLNTLKIYNKIALDELGRPKELYSTLAHHGCTRNEYFEWKVEGEFGEKEGCLFYNQGCRAPMTHSSCNKILWNEVSSKTRAGVPCVGCTENDFPRADMLETKKNIGIPQDIPIGISKRAYLSISGVAKTFKIDRLHKKLME
- a CDS encoding TetR/AcrR family transcriptional regulator, with the protein product MSNTKENKKNSIIENALKLFSQKGFYNTTIPDIAKAMQMSVGNMYNYFTSKEELAKFAIKYSTNILADELRKINNLEISSKEKIYLFVQKYLENVQKSPEVIEYFLRVYLSNREVFKQGCEGFLCVGEFVTEVMILLDDGAQKKEFREQEFFPAFAMIMGCLGGFAFLSGENVLDKDILSYSDAVADNIYRALKYEE